In Catenulispora sp. MAP5-51, a single genomic region encodes these proteins:
- a CDS encoding ABATE domain-containing protein, whose product MEAGPTLALDLANTLSMARGKIRDALPSWLASHSAAPEGIPQAQKARFTELRDGIRALINAAIANEPYPAEALRMVNTASAGAPFWLELDGAGRVAEKEGKAVGSDPEALLGTIARHAITLLGGPEREALRACQAPGCVQFFARTHPRQEFCGPACGNRARAARHYARHKDDEQA is encoded by the coding sequence ATGGAAGCCGGACCCACCCTCGCCCTCGACCTGGCCAACACGCTCTCCATGGCGCGCGGCAAGATCCGCGACGCCCTGCCGAGCTGGCTGGCGTCCCACAGCGCCGCGCCGGAGGGGATCCCGCAGGCCCAGAAGGCGCGATTCACAGAACTGCGCGACGGGATCCGGGCTCTGATCAACGCCGCGATCGCGAACGAGCCCTATCCGGCCGAGGCGCTGCGGATGGTCAACACCGCCTCGGCCGGCGCCCCGTTCTGGCTCGAACTCGACGGGGCCGGACGCGTCGCGGAGAAGGAGGGGAAGGCGGTGGGAAGCGACCCGGAGGCCCTGCTCGGGACCATCGCCCGCCACGCCATCACGCTGCTCGGCGGGCCGGAGCGTGAGGCGCTACGCGCGTGCCAGGCGCCGGGCTGTGTGCAGTTCTTCGCGCGGACTCACCCGCGCCAGGAATTCTGTGGCCCCGCCTGCGGAAACCGGGCTCGGGCAGCGCGGCATTACGCGCGGCACAAGGATGACGAGCAGGCCTGA
- a CDS encoding MFS transporter has protein sequence MTTISPVRSAGDTDSLWRNTDFLKFWSGETLSLFGTQVTNLALPLTAILSFHAGAGMVGVLRFLQLVPYLVLALVFGALVDRMRRKRVMMVANAARMLLVGAIPVLSATGTLTLPLLLTLACAIGVFSVLFDVSWMSFVPTLVGDPAHYLEANQKTGVTASSADVAGPGLAGAIIGALTAPIALAVDAVSYLVSLATLLWIRTPEPKPAAGAGTGTGDGTGAGARRGIPGEIAEGLRFVLGHRLLRSLALIGPFTNFSMVSVWTMFLVYASRDRGLSPALIGVVFSVSSIGGLIGAALSRRLLARLPLGPVWAVSMSALFAGPLLIAVAGGPRAVVFGCFTAAFFVSYLGLGIANVVGVSLRMNATPSQLRGRMTAAFRTLLFGGGSLGGLLGGVLAQTLGAHTAITAIAIGSAVMLVPVALSPVSRLRSLP, from the coding sequence ATGACAACCATCTCTCCTGTTAGAAGCGCTGGTGACACCGACAGCCTGTGGCGCAACACCGACTTCCTGAAGTTCTGGTCCGGCGAGACCCTGTCGCTGTTCGGCACCCAGGTCACCAACCTCGCGCTGCCGCTCACCGCGATCCTGTCGTTCCACGCCGGCGCCGGGATGGTCGGCGTGCTGAGGTTCCTGCAACTGGTGCCGTATCTGGTCCTGGCGCTGGTGTTCGGCGCGCTGGTGGACCGGATGCGCCGCAAGCGCGTGATGATGGTGGCCAACGCTGCGCGGATGCTGCTGGTCGGCGCGATACCGGTGCTGTCGGCGACCGGGACGCTGACCTTGCCGTTGCTGCTGACGCTGGCGTGCGCGATCGGGGTGTTCTCGGTGCTGTTCGACGTCAGCTGGATGTCGTTCGTCCCGACGCTGGTGGGCGATCCCGCGCACTACCTGGAGGCGAACCAGAAGACCGGCGTGACCGCCTCCAGCGCGGACGTCGCCGGACCGGGCCTGGCCGGCGCGATCATCGGCGCGCTGACGGCCCCGATCGCCTTGGCCGTCGATGCCGTCTCGTATCTGGTGTCGTTGGCGACGCTGCTGTGGATCCGCACACCCGAGCCCAAGCCGGCCGCCGGGGCCGGGACCGGGACCGGCGACGGGACGGGAGCCGGGGCGCGGCGCGGCATCCCGGGGGAGATCGCCGAGGGCCTGCGGTTCGTCCTCGGGCACCGGCTGCTGCGCTCTCTGGCGCTGATCGGGCCGTTCACGAACTTCTCCATGGTGTCGGTCTGGACGATGTTCCTCGTCTACGCCTCCCGCGACCGCGGCCTGAGCCCGGCGTTGATCGGCGTGGTGTTCTCCGTCTCCTCGATCGGGGGCCTGATCGGCGCCGCGCTTTCTCGCCGGCTGCTGGCCCGCCTGCCGCTCGGGCCGGTCTGGGCGGTGTCGATGTCGGCGCTGTTCGCCGGCCCGCTGCTGATCGCAGTCGCCGGCGGGCCCCGGGCCGTGGTGTTCGGCTGCTTCACCGCGGCCTTCTTCGTGTCCTACCTCGGGCTCGGGATCGCCAACGTGGTCGGCGTCAGCCTCCGCATGAATGCCACCCCGTCGCAGCTGCGCGGGCGCATGACGGCGGCGTTCCGGACGCTGCTGTTCGGCGGCGGCTCGCTGGGCGGCCTGCTCGGCGGCGTGCTGGCCCAGACGCTCGGCGCGCACACCGCGATCACGGCGATCGCGATCGGCTCCGCGGTGATGCTGGTGCCGGTCGCGCTGTCGCCGGTCTCGCGGCTGCGGAGCCTGCCGTAG
- a CDS encoding Type 1 glutamine amidotransferase-like domain-containing protein, which translates to MKLLLTSAGVKNPSIRQALLDLLGKPIEEADALCIPTAGYGHPMGSPAGAWRFITGQATTPMCELGWKSMGVLELTALPSIGAERWLPWVQKADVLLANGGDALYLCHWMRESGLADLLPSLPEKVWVGLSAGSMVMTPRIGDDFVGWKSPTGSDETLGVVDFSLFPHLDHPALPENTMADAERWAADLPNPAYAIDDDTAVKVVDGVVEVVSEGHWRLF; encoded by the coding sequence GTGAAACTGCTCCTCACCTCCGCCGGAGTGAAGAACCCCAGCATCCGGCAGGCCCTGCTCGACCTCCTGGGCAAACCCATCGAGGAAGCCGACGCTCTGTGCATCCCCACCGCCGGCTACGGACACCCCATGGGAAGCCCGGCCGGAGCCTGGCGATTCATCACCGGCCAGGCCACCACCCCGATGTGCGAACTCGGCTGGAAGTCCATGGGCGTCCTGGAGCTCACCGCCCTGCCCAGCATCGGCGCCGAACGCTGGCTGCCGTGGGTGCAAAAGGCCGACGTCCTGCTCGCCAACGGCGGTGACGCGCTCTACCTGTGCCACTGGATGCGCGAGTCCGGCCTGGCGGACCTGCTTCCCTCCCTGCCCGAGAAGGTATGGGTCGGACTGAGCGCCGGCAGCATGGTGATGACGCCCCGCATCGGAGACGACTTCGTCGGCTGGAAGTCCCCGACGGGAAGCGACGAGACCCTGGGCGTCGTCGACTTCTCCCTCTTCCCGCACCTGGACCACCCGGCCCTGCCGGAGAACACCATGGCCGACGCCGAACGCTGGGCGGCCGACCTGCCGAACCCGGCCTACGCCATCGACGACGACACGGCCGTCAAGGTCGTCGACGGGGTCGTCGAGGTCGTGTCCGAGGGGCACTGGCGACTCTTCTGA
- a CDS encoding MmcQ/YjbR family DNA-binding protein, whose product MTPNELKSACLALHGAVEDFPFGAETSVFKVSGKVFAITRLDNEPLSVSLKCDPELAVSLRAAHPAIIPGYHLNKRHWNTVTIDGSLSEQMVVEMIEDSYDLVVKSLTRAQRAALGA is encoded by the coding sequence ATGACTCCGAACGAGCTGAAGTCGGCATGCCTGGCCCTCCACGGAGCCGTCGAGGACTTCCCCTTCGGCGCCGAGACCTCGGTGTTCAAGGTCTCCGGGAAGGTCTTCGCGATCACCCGGCTGGACAACGAACCGCTGTCGGTGAGCCTGAAGTGCGACCCGGAGCTCGCCGTGAGCCTCCGGGCCGCACACCCGGCGATCATCCCGGGCTACCACCTGAACAAGCGGCACTGGAACACGGTGACGATCGACGGCTCGCTGAGCGAGCAGATGGTCGTGGAGATGATCGAGGATTCCTACGACCTGGTCGTGAAGTCGCTGACCCGGGCCCAGCGCGCCGCTCTCGGGGCGTAG
- a CDS encoding polysaccharide deacetylase family protein yields the protein MIKGLLHRAGALTVAAVLAVLGVTLSAAPAAAASKKVVYITFDDGPSRYTPQVLKVLAQYGVHATFFEVGQNVAAHPSLTSQVYRRGNSVQNHSWSHPDLRNLTAAQIQYQVSATDRQILAHTGYRPCCLRPPYGAVNGAVRAQASALGKKLVLWTVDPRDWSRPGTATIRNRVLSKVRPGSVVLLHDGGGDRSQTVAALSGILRTLKARGYTFATWAR from the coding sequence ATGATCAAAGGACTATTACACAGGGCCGGAGCCCTCACCGTCGCGGCCGTCCTGGCCGTGCTCGGCGTCACTCTTTCGGCGGCGCCGGCCGCCGCGGCGAGCAAGAAGGTCGTCTACATCACCTTCGATGACGGCCCCAGCCGCTACACCCCGCAGGTCCTCAAGGTCCTGGCGCAGTACGGGGTGCACGCGACGTTCTTCGAGGTGGGGCAGAACGTGGCCGCGCATCCGTCGCTGACGTCCCAGGTGTACCGGCGGGGCAACAGCGTGCAGAACCACAGTTGGTCCCACCCCGACCTGCGGAACCTGACCGCGGCGCAGATCCAGTACCAGGTGAGCGCCACCGACCGGCAGATCCTCGCGCACACCGGCTACCGCCCCTGCTGCCTGCGGCCGCCGTACGGGGCGGTGAACGGCGCTGTGCGGGCCCAGGCCTCGGCGCTCGGCAAGAAGCTCGTGCTGTGGACGGTCGACCCGCGGGACTGGTCGCGGCCCGGCACGGCCACGATCCGGAACCGGGTGCTCAGCAAGGTGCGGCCGGGGTCCGTGGTGCTGCTGCACGACGGCGGCGGGGACCGCAGCCAGACCGTCGCGGCGCTCAGCGGGATCCTCAGGACCCTGAAGGCACGGGGGTACACGTTCGCGACGTGGGCCAGGTGA
- a CDS encoding DNA-3-methyladenine glycosylase I, protein MQDLVTGEDGLARCGWAGTGGDYAAYHDTEWGRTLHGDDAMFERLSLEGFQAGLAWITVLRKREAFRKAFHDFQIDAVAALTQADVERLLTDPGIIRSRAKIESAIHNARIVRDLPEGLDAYLWSFAPGTHRRPKSFTETPTETPESKAMAKALKKTGVKFIGPTSAYALMQATGMVDDHLKGCFRAAA, encoded by the coding sequence GTGCAAGATCTGGTGACTGGCGAAGATGGCCTTGCCCGCTGCGGCTGGGCCGGCACGGGCGGCGACTACGCGGCGTACCACGACACGGAGTGGGGCCGCACCCTGCACGGCGACGACGCGATGTTCGAGCGCCTGAGCCTGGAGGGCTTCCAGGCCGGCCTGGCCTGGATCACCGTCCTGCGCAAACGCGAGGCGTTCCGCAAGGCCTTCCACGACTTCCAGATCGACGCCGTGGCCGCCCTCACCCAGGCCGACGTCGAGCGCCTCCTGACCGACCCCGGCATCATCCGCAGCCGCGCCAAGATCGAGTCCGCGATCCACAACGCCCGCATCGTCCGCGACCTCCCCGAGGGCCTGGACGCCTACCTGTGGAGCTTCGCCCCCGGCACCCACCGCCGCCCCAAGTCCTTCACCGAGACCCCGACCGAGACCCCGGAATCCAAGGCCATGGCCAAGGCCCTGAAGAAGACCGGCGTGAAGTTCATCGGCCCCACCTCCGCCTACGCCCTCATGCAGGCCACCGGCATGGTCGACGACCACCTGAAGGGGTGTTTCCGCGCCGCCGCCTGA
- a CDS encoding ATP/GTP-binding protein has translation MTIVQNTAKILVAGGFGVGKTTLVGTVSEIEPLTTEAEMTSVGRGIDDTVGVPGKTATTVAFDFGRLTLAEDLILYLFGTPGQERFWFLWEELARGAVGAVVLADVRRLADAFAAIDFFEHRRMPHVVAVNQFDGARAYSEDALREALAIPASTPVMICDARDRTSTVTVLLALVEHAVKWHAEEA, from the coding sequence ATGACGATCGTGCAGAACACGGCCAAGATCCTGGTCGCCGGCGGATTCGGCGTGGGCAAGACCACGCTGGTCGGCACGGTGTCCGAGATCGAGCCGCTGACCACCGAGGCCGAGATGACCTCGGTGGGACGCGGCATCGACGACACCGTCGGCGTGCCCGGCAAGACCGCGACCACGGTGGCGTTCGACTTCGGGCGCCTGACCCTGGCCGAGGACCTGATCCTGTACCTGTTCGGCACCCCCGGCCAGGAACGGTTCTGGTTCCTGTGGGAGGAACTGGCCCGCGGCGCCGTCGGCGCGGTGGTCCTGGCCGACGTGCGCCGCCTGGCCGACGCCTTCGCCGCCATCGACTTCTTCGAGCACCGCCGCATGCCGCACGTGGTGGCGGTGAACCAGTTCGACGGCGCCCGCGCCTACAGCGAGGACGCCCTGCGCGAGGCCCTGGCCATCCCGGCCTCCACCCCGGTCATGATCTGCGACGCCCGCGACCGCACCTCCACCGTCACCGTCCTGCTGGCCCTGGTCGAACACGCGGTGAAGTGGCACGCCGAGGAGGCGTGA
- the boxB gene encoding benzoyl-CoA 2,3-epoxidase subunit BoxB, with amino-acid sequence MPVPIDYSERIPNNVGLAGDRRLQRALEGWQPRFLDWWRDLGPALPTKDVYLRTATAVGRDGWAHFAHVPMEQYRWGIFLAERDPDRVIGFGRHKGEPAWQQVPGEHRAVLQRLIVIQGDTEPASVEQQRVLGRTAPSLYDLRNLFQVNVEEGRHLWAMVYLLHAFFGREGREEADQLLLRHSGDHDSPRILGAFNEATTDWLQFFMFTYFTDRDGKYQLGTLKESGFDPLARTCEFMLKEEAHHMFVGTTGVQRVVERTAQQMAAHDTEDVLAYGAIPLAIIQRYLNFQLSVSLDLFGSERSTNAGTYFSAGVKGRWQETRRDDDHVLIGAERSMTVVEDGRLTAQPVPLLNALNLDLRDEYIADCARGVKRWNQVLAEAGLPHRLALPHEGFHRKVGAYAGHHISPDGEVLDAAAWEARSKDWLPTPEDRAAVASMMQPEYEPGRFAAWITPPRTGINEQPVEFDYVHLAEEGIG; translated from the coding sequence ATGCCCGTGCCGATCGACTACAGCGAACGCATCCCCAACAACGTGGGTCTGGCCGGCGACCGGCGCCTGCAGCGGGCTCTGGAGGGCTGGCAGCCCCGGTTCCTGGACTGGTGGCGCGACCTCGGCCCGGCCCTGCCCACGAAGGACGTCTATCTGCGCACTGCCACGGCCGTCGGCCGGGACGGCTGGGCCCACTTCGCGCACGTCCCGATGGAGCAGTACCGCTGGGGCATCTTCCTGGCCGAACGCGATCCGGACCGGGTCATCGGCTTCGGCCGGCACAAGGGCGAACCGGCGTGGCAGCAGGTCCCCGGCGAGCATCGCGCCGTCCTGCAACGCCTGATCGTCATCCAGGGCGACACCGAACCGGCCTCGGTCGAGCAGCAGCGCGTCCTCGGCCGGACCGCGCCGAGCCTGTACGACCTGCGCAACCTCTTCCAGGTCAACGTCGAGGAGGGCCGTCACCTGTGGGCGATGGTCTACCTGTTGCACGCCTTCTTCGGGCGCGAGGGCCGCGAGGAGGCGGACCAGCTGCTGCTCAGGCACTCCGGCGACCACGACAGCCCCCGGATACTCGGGGCCTTCAACGAGGCGACCACCGACTGGCTCCAGTTCTTCATGTTCACCTACTTCACTGACCGGGACGGCAAGTACCAGCTCGGCACACTGAAGGAATCGGGGTTCGACCCCTTGGCCCGTACCTGCGAGTTCATGCTCAAGGAAGAGGCGCACCACATGTTCGTCGGGACGACCGGCGTGCAGCGGGTGGTGGAACGGACCGCGCAGCAGATGGCCGCGCACGATACCGAGGACGTGCTCGCGTACGGTGCCATCCCCCTGGCGATCATCCAACGTTATCTGAACTTTCAACTATCGGTGTCGCTGGACCTGTTCGGCTCCGAGCGGTCCACGAACGCCGGCACCTACTTCAGCGCCGGCGTGAAGGGCCGCTGGCAGGAGACCCGCCGCGACGACGACCACGTCCTGATCGGCGCCGAGCGCTCGATGACAGTGGTCGAGGACGGACGGTTGACGGCCCAGCCGGTGCCCTTGCTCAACGCCCTGAACCTGGACCTGCGCGACGAGTACATCGCCGACTGCGCCCGCGGGGTGAAGCGCTGGAACCAGGTGCTCGCCGAAGCAGGGCTCCCGCACCGCCTTGCCCTGCCGCACGAAGGATTCCACCGCAAGGTCGGCGCCTACGCGGGGCACCACATCAGCCCGGACGGCGAAGTCCTGGACGCCGCTGCCTGGGAGGCGCGGTCCAAGGACTGGCTGCCGACTCCGGAGGACCGTGCGGCCGTGGCCTCGATGATGCAGCCGGAGTACGAGCCGGGACGCTTCGCCGCCTGGATCACGCCGCCGCGCACCGGCATCAATGAGCAGCCGGTCGAGTTCGACTATGTGCACCTGGCCGAGGAGGGCATCGGATGA
- the boxC gene encoding 2,3-epoxybenzoyl-CoA dihydrolase gives MTGVDSTGVGLTGVSSTGADSTAVGLTSVDFDTAPDRYRHWTLQLDGAIATLRLAVAEDGGLVPGYALKLNSYDLGVDIELYDAVQRLRFEHPEVRAVVLTGGLDRMFCAGANIRMLAQSSHAWKVNFCKFTNETRCGIEDASAHSGQTWIAAVNGPAAGGGYELALACEHLVLVDDGSTTVSLPEVALLGVLPGTGGLTRLTDKRHVRRDRADVFATKTEGFRGATALEWGLVDTVASPVRFATEVARVAEEAARRSRRAEGIEAGAEKGIALTPLARAVDGDSLAYPFLTVEIDREARRADLTLLGPSDAPPADVHTQGADYWPLALTRALDDAILRLRTNEPEIGTWVLRTRGSVEAVAAYDAQLTALADDWFVNEVRHYYKRTLKRLDMTSRSLVAVIEPGSCFAGLLLEIALAADRQYMLDGVFEDVDPDAEPAVLMVTAANLAAWPTANGLSRLAMRFWGHDGGLEAAAYVGERLNADAAVELGLVTYALDDLDFEDELRVALQERAALSPDALTAMEANLRFPGPETMETKIFGRLAAWQNWVFVRPNASGPNGALSRYGSGVAADFDRRRV, from the coding sequence ATGACTGGCGTGGACTCGACCGGTGTGGGCTTGACCGGCGTGAGCTCGACCGGTGCGGACTCGACCGCTGTGGGCTTGACCAGTGTGGACTTCGACACCGCGCCGGACCGGTACCGGCACTGGACGCTGCAGCTCGACGGCGCGATCGCCACGCTCCGGCTGGCCGTCGCCGAGGACGGCGGACTGGTGCCGGGGTACGCGCTGAAGCTGAACTCCTACGACCTCGGCGTCGACATCGAGCTCTACGACGCCGTGCAACGGCTGCGGTTCGAGCATCCGGAGGTCCGCGCCGTGGTGCTCACCGGCGGCCTGGACAGGATGTTCTGCGCGGGCGCCAACATCAGGATGCTGGCTCAGTCCTCGCACGCGTGGAAGGTGAACTTCTGCAAGTTCACCAACGAGACCCGCTGCGGGATCGAGGACGCGAGCGCGCACTCCGGGCAGACGTGGATCGCCGCGGTGAACGGCCCGGCGGCCGGCGGCGGCTACGAGCTGGCGCTGGCGTGCGAGCACCTCGTGCTGGTCGACGACGGTTCCACGACCGTGTCCCTGCCCGAGGTGGCGCTGCTGGGCGTGCTGCCGGGCACCGGCGGGCTGACCAGGCTGACCGACAAGCGGCATGTGCGCCGCGACCGCGCGGACGTCTTCGCCACCAAGACAGAGGGCTTCCGAGGGGCGACCGCGTTGGAGTGGGGACTGGTCGACACAGTCGCCTCGCCAGTGCGTTTCGCGACCGAAGTCGCACGCGTGGCCGAGGAGGCGGCGCGCCGTTCGCGCCGGGCCGAGGGGATCGAGGCCGGAGCCGAGAAGGGCATCGCGCTGACGCCGTTGGCGCGGGCCGTCGACGGGGACTCGCTGGCCTATCCGTTTCTGACCGTCGAGATCGACAGAGAAGCCCGTCGCGCGGACCTCACCCTTCTCGGGCCGAGCGACGCGCCGCCCGCCGACGTCCACACTCAGGGGGCTGATTACTGGCCGCTGGCCCTGACTCGCGCGCTCGACGACGCGATACTCCGGTTGCGGACGAACGAACCCGAGATCGGGACCTGGGTCCTGCGCACCCGCGGCTCGGTCGAGGCGGTCGCGGCGTACGACGCGCAGCTGACCGCGCTGGCCGACGACTGGTTCGTGAACGAGGTGCGGCACTACTACAAGCGGACGCTGAAGCGGCTCGACATGACCAGCCGAAGCCTGGTGGCGGTGATCGAACCGGGAAGCTGCTTCGCCGGGCTGTTGCTGGAAATCGCGTTGGCCGCGGACCGGCAGTACATGCTGGACGGAGTGTTCGAGGACGTCGATCCGGACGCCGAACCCGCCGTGCTGATGGTGACGGCCGCGAACCTGGCCGCGTGGCCGACCGCGAACGGGTTGAGCCGCCTGGCGATGCGGTTCTGGGGACACGACGGCGGCCTGGAAGCCGCGGCGTATGTGGGGGAGCGGCTGAACGCCGACGCGGCGGTGGAGCTGGGGCTGGTCACCTACGCGCTCGACGATCTGGACTTCGAGGACGAACTGCGCGTGGCGCTGCAAGAACGTGCGGCGCTGTCGCCGGACGCGCTGACCGCGATGGAGGCGAATCTCCGCTTTCCCGGCCCGGAAACCATGGAGACGAAGATCTTCGGCCGGCTGGCGGCGTGGCAGAACTGGGTGTTCGTGCGGCCGAACGCCTCGGGCCCGAACGGTGCGCTCTCGCGGTACGGCTCGGGGGTGGCGGCGGACTTCGATCGCCGGCGGGTGTGA
- a CDS encoding class I SAM-dependent methyltransferase encodes MAFLSDVARRAKLQFFLGQLPKDARILEVGCADGWFGEFAVRHGWTDLVGIDIVRPAKPLGHEFVHGDVNRWRALGLRPASFDAIVAFEVIEHGDFYAAMADLLKPGGKLMVTTPLPHMDWACKVLERLGVNQRRSSPHTHLIYLRDLPPVFRLKHSQVKGGVSQWGVFERVPRQRNHVALVEDEPSRAV; translated from the coding sequence ATGGCTTTTCTCAGCGATGTGGCCCGGCGTGCCAAGCTCCAGTTCTTCCTCGGTCAGCTGCCGAAGGACGCGCGCATCCTCGAAGTCGGCTGTGCCGACGGCTGGTTCGGGGAGTTCGCAGTCCGCCATGGATGGACTGATCTGGTGGGGATCGACATCGTGCGGCCGGCGAAGCCACTGGGGCACGAGTTCGTGCACGGCGACGTCAACCGCTGGCGGGCGCTCGGGCTGCGGCCCGCGTCGTTCGACGCGATCGTGGCGTTCGAGGTCATCGAGCACGGCGACTTCTACGCCGCGATGGCCGACCTGCTCAAGCCCGGCGGCAAGCTGATGGTGACCACCCCGCTGCCGCACATGGACTGGGCGTGCAAGGTGCTGGAACGGCTCGGTGTGAACCAGCGCCGTTCCAGCCCGCACACCCACCTCATCTACCTTCGGGACCTGCCCCCGGTCTTCCGGCTGAAGCACTCGCAGGTCAAGGGAGGTGTGTCGCAGTGGGGAGTCTTCGAGCGGGTGCCGCGTCAGCGGAACCATGTGGCTCTTGTGGAGGACGAGCCGTCACGCGCCGTCTAA
- a CDS encoding PaaX family transcriptional regulator C-terminal domain-containing protein, producing the protein MEGFEASPRVTRRRETNTFSARSLLMTLLGEYVLPCERPAWTSTIVEALSADGVEEKAARQALARTSAEGWIASERVGRRVRWTLTPEGRRLLTEGAERIFAFGRTAPAWDGRWLMLLVTVPETRRDLRHRLRTRLTWAGFGTPDPGVWINPDPAREQEARHVLRDLDLDQGAMSFTAAHGAVGSQAAMVARAWDLSTLEAEYEAFVTTFGALAPDTDAAALRAQSRLVHEWRRFPFLDPRLPRELLPADWTGAKAVEVFHARHAEWSQAAQREWDALDGA; encoded by the coding sequence ATGGAGGGGTTCGAAGCATCGCCGCGCGTCACCCGGCGTCGCGAGACGAACACATTCAGTGCCCGATCACTGTTGATGACCCTCCTCGGCGAATACGTCCTCCCCTGCGAACGTCCGGCGTGGACCTCGACCATCGTGGAAGCGCTCAGCGCGGACGGCGTCGAGGAGAAGGCCGCGCGCCAGGCACTGGCCCGCACCTCCGCCGAGGGCTGGATCGCCTCGGAACGCGTCGGCCGCCGCGTGCGCTGGACCCTCACCCCCGAGGGCCGCCGGCTGCTGACCGAAGGCGCCGAGCGCATCTTCGCCTTCGGACGCACCGCCCCCGCCTGGGACGGCCGCTGGCTCATGCTCCTGGTGACCGTCCCGGAAACCCGCCGCGATCTGCGCCACCGCCTGCGCACCCGCCTCACCTGGGCCGGCTTCGGCACCCCCGACCCCGGCGTCTGGATCAACCCGGACCCGGCCCGCGAGCAGGAGGCCCGGCACGTCCTGCGCGACCTGGACCTGGATCAGGGCGCGATGTCGTTCACCGCGGCGCACGGCGCCGTCGGCAGCCAGGCCGCGATGGTCGCCCGCGCCTGGGACCTGAGCACCCTGGAAGCCGAGTACGAAGCGTTCGTCACGACGTTCGGCGCCCTCGCGCCCGACACCGACGCGGCCGCCCTGCGGGCCCAGAGCCGCCTGGTCCACGAATGGCGCCGCTTCCCCTTCCTCGACCCGCGTCTGCCGCGCGAGCTGCTGCCCGCCGACTGGACCGGCGCGAAAGCCGTCGAGGTCTTCCACGCGCGGCACGCCGAATGGAGCCAGGCGGCACAACGGGAATGGGACGCCTTAGACGGCGCGTGA